A region of alpha proteobacterium U9-1i DNA encodes the following proteins:
- a CDS encoding isochorismate pyruvate-lyase, producing MEKANTARQIEDPGPRFEAPDPGACRDMKDVRAGVDEIDRILVALIARRQGYMDAAARIKPSRNVVRDEARIQEVLSKVHAEAEKHGLCWSIAEPVWREMMERCIAYEFQVWDRTRT from the coding sequence AATACCGCCCGTCAGATCGAGGATCCCGGCCCGCGTTTTGAGGCGCCCGATCCGGGGGCCTGCCGCGACATGAAAGACGTCCGCGCGGGCGTTGACGAGATCGATCGTATTCTGGTTGCGCTGATTGCGCGCCGGCAGGGCTACATGGACGCCGCCGCCCGGATTAAGCCGAGCCGGAACGTCGTCCGGGACGAGGCGCGCATCCAAGAAGTGTTGTCGAAAGTCCACGCCGAGGCGGAGAAACACGGGCTCTGCTGGTCCATCGCCGAGCCAGTTTGGCGGGAAATGATGGAACGCTGCATCGCTTATGAGTTCCAGGTGTGGGACCGCACCCGAACTTGA